The Rhizoctonia solani chromosome 1, complete sequence sequence GCATTAGTGCTCCACGGAACAGTATGAGTGTACCCAAACCACTGCGCATTTATCAGGTAATCCGACTCCCAAGTTCCAGGAATCTTTGTTCTTCTCAGGTCACCATAATCATGTTCAATCCCGAGCTAAAGGGCGAACTGATATTAGCACGAATGAAATCATCTTCTGACCAAAGACTAACCTCCTCGCTCCAAACACTCAAAGTTTGCATGTCACTAGCCGCCCATATTTTGAAGTTCATCTGGTCGTTGGCAAGAATTTCCTCGCGACGAACAGTCCATCCAACACGTGCTATGCTAGTGTTCCAGTTACCGACTGACAGCACTGCCTCATCCTCGTTCGGCTCGTCCGCTGAAGTGACTGTAAGAAGACCATCGGCGCTGGAGCTTAAGAGCAATCCCCCAGGACTGCCATTGCCGAGGATCGGATGGAATTCGAGTTGTGTTATGTCGTCGGAATGAGTGCTAGTGTGTATCCATTTTGGAGTGGTAGGATTTCGTACATCCCAGAAGATGATGGGGGCGTCCAACTCTAAATGATTTGTGATGTAAGGAGGTGATAGGCAGAAGTGTGTAGAGTGTACTTGCCTGCTTCACTAGGGACTGGCGCTTGTGGGTCCACTCCGAGCTCGGCCCCCGCGGCTATAGTCCATCCATCAGGGGAGACGGCAAAGGATGAGAGTGGCCGATTCTGTCCAGTAGCTATTTAATGGATTACGAAAGGGCGATATGATAGGAAGGGCAGGCACGAGGCGAAAGAAAAGGCTTGAATTGAGTGACACGGTTCAAGTGGGCTTAAGTCTCACGCCAGCTTATGGGGTGATCAAATGAGCCAAAAGACAACTAACCTGTAAATGCACCAGCACCTCCTTGCCGTTCATCCCAGATCCTAATAAACGCCAGGTAGGTTAATGGCTCGGCCACGGACTTGACGAATTCACACACCTGATTCTGCCGTCCTTGCCAGAGCTGATCAATCCTCGTCGGGTCGTGCCGGCCAAGACATCAACGCTTTTCATTGAAGTTATTCCATCTGTATGACCACTCAGAGTACGAATCGCTGCCAGTGTATTCTTGTCAAAAAGCATAATGTTATTTTGTggggaagaaaaagaagctGAAACATCAAAGATGGGATGAGTTCGGAGTCTTGTTCGGTCGCTGACATATACTGACCTGCAAAAGATTGGTTCAAGCATGCAGAATGCAATACGTATGGCATAGAAGGTGCCTGGGTAGATGCGGTTGGACGGGAAGGTGGCAGTGAAGCCATCATAGAATCCGACAGGTAGAGAGCAGCGGGATCTGGTCCCGGGTAGCGGTCGATCATCTCGACGTAGGATGAATCGTCGTCCATTGTTTTTTGTTGTGTGCCCGATTTGTTGTGTGAAGAGAAAAAGTCTATTCAATGAAAAGCGCGTGCGGAACCAATGACTGTGGGAAATTGCCGGTATTGCTGCTGGAGCTGGGGAACAAGGAAAACTTTTGGCAAGTGTAGCGTTGGAGGGGTGAAGATGTCTGCGTGTGGCCAGGGCGGCTATTAAAGGGTTGAGAGAGCACGAGGTTTATTGGGTATTATTTGGGCTTGATGATGTTGTGTTGACGCCACGGTGACGCTTCCTATGGGTGAGGCATCGCAGCAGTAACAGTTATACTCTGTTGGGCAGGTGTGGGTTGATGACCTGGCTGAAGTTGTAGAATAGATCATGGATGATCTTAGAACATACAGCTTATACAGTAGACATCTGAGACTCAGGTTGAATCAGAAATTGTCAAAGGAGTGAGGGCCCCTGCATATAAGGGCCCCAGGGAACACAGGAAAGTACTGTACCACGAATCGGCTGTATCTCTGGCCGGCTGGTTGCGTCGGGTTCCCTCCTGTCTTGGTACCGGATGACACGCGCACGTGTATGCGCCCGCACACAGCCCACCACACGAGACGCAGAGGACAATAGACCAACATAAAGATGATACACTGTGACCACGCGAGACCCCGGACACTGACAAGGGCTCAACTGCTTAGTAATTGAGGCGCTTACCCCCGTTCCTGGGTCTAGGTCGCGTTCAGAGGGGATCAGCGCAGTTTGTTCTTTTCTTTCCCGACGACCGCGCAGGCACATCGCGACTCGCCGTCTTGGACGCTTACTCTATTTTCTGCTTACAACAATCTACGCTCCACACATACACACGCCCGTCGGCACCACATTCATTGTATCTATCGACCAACCAGCTCGAGCATATTCTTCTCACCGAAGTATCGATGGCCAATCAACCTTGTAAGCACACCTGAGGCTTCTCATTACATTCCACGTATACCAATGTACGTATTTGTGAACTCAACCACACAGTGCCCACTCCCTCGCCTCATTCGCGCATGGCTGTAAAACTGCCTCCCCTCATCCTTCCCACGATGTCGCTGCGTAAGTGGACCCAGATTGGATTATTTTGTTTTCAGTAAACTCATAGCAATTACGGTCAACAAAGAAACACCACAGATGTCTGAGAAATCGGGCCTTACACCCACGATTATCATTACACCATCTTCACCATCTTCTGAACTGGACTTTCAGATTATTCACGTCTCAACGCCATCCACTAAAACATGGTCGACTCGCCTCCGTATGCCTTGGTCTAGGTCATGGACCCACCATGGCCCAATCGCTCTCAACAGTCCTCCTCTTGAGGATATGACCACCACTACGAGCCGGAATCGATCTCATTGGCTCTTTGGTAGACTGAGATTCCGTACTGCCATGATACTCGCCGTACCATTCCTCGTGGTGGCAGCCCATGTAGTAATCGCACGTAGTTATGGTATCTCTCTGGGGCTAGACCTTGGAGGAGATGAGGACCATTCAGGATGGGTGCCTACACACGGCTCTGAAATACATTCCGAAGCGTGAAGGAACGCGACGCTGATTTATCACACGTTATGGGTTTATGAATCGTAGAGTATCACTGTATCTATTTCTCACTTGGGCTTCTTGCACGGACATTGTCCAACTGCTCACACTCGTTACCGCACCTATATACCGCGGCTACTATACAATCCGCCTTGGCTGTATTCTGACCTTGCAGAGTTCTTTGATTGCTATCTCCTTCTGTGCTGTTTTTCCTGTAGCAATCATTTTCCTCGCTTGGACTGGCACCCTTGTTGCATTCTTTGTAGATATTGCTTCAACACTGCCTTACCAATATTTTCTCGTTGCGCAAATTGCGGTCTTCGTGTGACAGCTGTTTCTTGGCGAGCTGAATATTAAATGCCGAGAAGACCGGAAAAATAATGACGTCAATGTAAATGTGTGTCAATAAAGCAGAGTAAACTCTATGTTGTGCATGCATGTGTAAATTGTAAAAGTAAGGCTACAGGAACCCTGTAGTTAGCAGATAATAGCAGGCAGCTTGGAGACAGAGTATCTCATGATCCTCGGCTTCACATTCTGAGAAATGTCGGTCGGGAAGATAAGAGCTAAATTTTGGAACTTCGACTTCCGTCTATTTGTATGAATATCGTATCGCTAGCGCGTCTCCAAGGCACACACACATCTGAAATGCGCTTCCTCAAACCTGGATTTTTCCTCGGCATACCGCTTGTCTCCCGAACCGCAGCCATGCCAGGCAACAGAACCGCATTGATGCTGGTAGATATACAATACGACTTTTTACCGCCGAACGGGAGCCTAGCTGTTGCAAACGGAGCCGACATTCTTCCGACCGTTTACGATCTCCTAGATCACACGCATTTTGACGCCTACTTCGCCAGTCAGGTGTGAGAGATTTGCACACTGTGACGTCTGGTTTATATAAACGAAAATATATTATGACACTATAGGACTATCATCCAGTCGGCCATGTTTCATTTGCCTCAGCGCACCCAGGGACCAAGCCATATACCTCGATACAAGTGCCGAAACTGTATTCGAGCGAGACAGTCGAACAAATGCTGTGGCCAGATCACTGTGTGCAGGGAACACGCGTTGGTCGTTTAGAATGCTCTTCTCTAAACTTTGTCCTCATAGATCTTGTGACAGGGGTGTGAGATCGAGGAGGGAGTACAAAAGCGGCTAGAGAGACTTGAAAAATTAGGCAAGGTCGTGGAATACATCAAAAAAGTAGGTAACAGTCAATTAAGTATATTGGCATCGGTACTAACGTACTGGATATATACAGGGCACGAATCCAAGCGTTGATTCATACGTACGTTTTTTCCACTACGCTATTGGTCGGCGTGGTGACATGCCTGTGCATGTAGTCGGCGTTTGCGGATAATCAGTATATGTCGTTTACGCCTCTTGTACGCCTTGTCTACACGCACCAGATCGATAGATTGGTCATAGTCGGATTAGCGACAGACTATTGCGTGCGAGCGACGGCGATTGACAGCCGCAAGTTTGGAATCGGTACCGAGGTTGGTACTCACTTGGGAACGCCTATTTCCGCATTAATTATGTTCTCTTTCAAGGTTGTTCAATCTGGCATAAGGGGTGTATTCCCCGAAAACGAGAGCATAGTGCTAGAGGAGCTCAAGACTTGGGGATGCTCGATTGTATGACGCGCGCATTTACACGTAGTTGACCAGAATCGATTGATATTTTATGTATAAATCATTTAGTGTGATGCTCCACTACAATTCAAATGGTCATTTAGGCCTTGCCAATTGGGGTGGGTCCGAGCGGATGCAAATGCCGGGGCAGTCAAGTGCCTCGAGACGCATCTCGTCCTCTCCACTGCATTCCCCTCATTGGTTTGTTTTCTACGCTGAGCATCGCGAGTCGAACGCTGGTACCTAAAACGCGTAGAACACTGTGCAATTAGGACATAAAACTTGTCATTTCCCACCACACGCCTCTCCAGGCATACCATCTTGCCACCACCGCCTCCCAGGCTCCGCTCGTCGCAACGATCCACTAGCCCACCAACTACTTGTGGAACAATGTTTGTATAATCACCTACATTATCTTTCGTATTTTCTGACGATAGCATTGCATTTCCAGACTGTAACCCTATTTCAAGTTAAATTCGCGTCGCGTTTCGAGGCGCTGTAACGAGTATTGATCGAGAAAAACCTTCAAAAACACCAAAAACACGTAGAAAACTTCGAAAAACTTCAAAAAACTATTTTATATCTCAGCTCTCGCTTGGACTCATTTAACACGAGTCATTATGGCCGATTCAGCTACGCCCGCCACGGCGCAAGCGCCCTCTGCATCTACGAACAATAACGCAAACGCAAACGCGAACGAGAAGAAACCCAATGGTGGAAACCGGAATAATAACAATAACAACAACCGCCAAAAACGTGGACCCAATCGTCAGCCCTCGGTCAGCAATGGTCCCAATGGAGGCACCCCTAAGGACAATACGAATAATTCTGGGAACAATTCGAACGCCAACGCGAACTCTGGTGGCAAGTCCCAGCCTCGTTCCCAGAGGAAACCCTCTACAAATCTCGGCGCTTCCCCGGCGCCTGTGCCACAAGTTGCTGCAGTCGCGTCCGACGGATCGCGTCCTCCTTCGACCGATGGTACCAAGAAGACCGACAATCGCCGCAATAACAACAATGGCCAGCGCCGTGACAGCCAATCTGGTGGCCGAGGCCAGGGTAACAATCGTCGTGGGTCCAGTCGCCAGGCTAGCCAGAGTCGCCAGCAGTCCGGTGACCAGGTCAAGGCATCTCCCTCTACCGAGAATCCCACACCCGGTTCGAATCCTGCTACCGACCAGGCACAGCGCCTCTTGGAACGAGCGATCACCGATATGAAGTCAACTGCTCAACAGAACTCGGCAGCCGCACCGGCCGCGCCCCAGCAGCAGTCCGTTGCTCAAGGGTCGACTCTCGGACTCAATGCCCCCGTTTTCCAACCCGGCGCATCGGTTTACCCTACTCCTGGCGCTCCCACCGATCTCCCACCTCGTCATCGCAAGTCCGCATCCACCGGAAGCCATTCCAGCCCTGGTTCATTCAACTCTTCGTCGTTCACATCCCCTCTACAGGGTTTCTCGCCCAATCTTCATTCTATGCGTGAGGATGTCGCCGAGGAAGGCGAAATTGAAGAGAACAACCAGTATTCGGCACAACAGCAGGCACAGTTCCAGCAGAGGAACGCACAGCCACCTGTGGGCACCTTTTCTGCCCCTCGTTTTGCTGCGCTTGctcaacagcaacaacagaCTCAACTAACCCAGGAGGAGCCCGAAGTCCTTGGGCCCACTGGCCGCCCGCAGCTCGCGCCGACCTTCCAATTCGGTAGGCGTCGTAATACTAACACCGGCAATGCTCCTGCGATCCAAGAGGAAGATCTTGGTTTCCAATTCCCGCAGCAACAGCATTATCAACCTGAAGCTCAGCAGTCGCAGTCAATTGCATCAGCACAAGCACAGGCTCACCGTCGCACTGGAAGCGAGGTCACCGGTATGCTCGCTGAACAAGTATGTACATACACGTCTATTTTAAGGTGGCAACTTATTCACGAAACTATCAGATGGCTCTACAAGCTCAGATCGAGGCTcttcagcagcagcaacagcaattACTGCAGCAACAGATTGCTACTGGTAGTGTGATGTCCACCTTTGGCTCTTCCAATCTTGGCGCCGGCCGGCCTATGCAGAATCATCGCCGCATCCAAAGTCAGCAGATCCCTGTCGGAGGCGGTATGGGTAACTTTGGGGGCAACTTGCAAGGCGGTCCAATGGGCAACTTTGGTAACGTCAACCTCAATGGCGGACTCGGCCTTGGTATGCCTCCTGAACAAAACCCTAACGCTCCTCGTGGGCATGGTCGTCGCCACAGCGTTAACGTTATCAATAAGTCTCCTGGTGGGGGAGAGACACTTGGTCAATTCAATTACTCGTACGACCAAGATGGCTATGGTGACGGCTTCGCACCCGCTCCTAGCGGTCACAATCGCCAAGCTTCTCGCTCTGACGCTAGCTGGCGTATCAGTAAGTTACCTATCTGGAAATAAAGCTGCATACTAATCCCTTGCTCAGATGGAGGCGCCGGTGCTATCGGGAGCAGTTTTGGGCAGGGTACCGCCGAACTCGCTCAAGCTCAGGCCCAACTCCAGAGTCTTCAGCAGTTCCGTGCCGCAGCCGGTGGTCACCACCAGAAGATGCCTTCATTCAGCTTCCCCAATATGTTGCCAAACATGATGGCCGCAAATATGATGAGTTTTGGCGGTGGGTTGAATGTCctgcagcaacagcaacaacaattCCAGGTTTGTTATATGGGTGCTCTCTACGCCTAGTATTGATCAACTGTGTCATAGATGCAACTCCAGCAACAATCGAACCAGCCTCAGCGCAAGTCCCTCTTCGCCCCTTACCTTCCCCAAGCTTCCCTTCCTCCTTTGCTTGCAGCTGGAAAGCTTGTTGTTGGCATTCTTCGCGTCAACAAGCGCAACCGCTCCGATGCCTACGTGTCCACCGAGGTGCTTGATGCAGACATTTATATCTGCGGTTCCAAAGATCGCAATCGTGCACTCGAAGGTGACATTGTTGCTGTTGAGCTACTAGACGTCGATGAAGTCTGGGGCACcaagaaggagaaggaagagAAGAAACGTAAGAAGGAGGAGAATGCTGCCTATGATGTCCGTGGTGCGATCGGGCGCAAGAACGACAAGAAGAAGGACGATGTTGAGGTCGAAGGCCAAGGACTGATGCTGTTTGAGGATGAGGAGTAAGCTTAATTGACGCAAAATCTGTAGACCTCGTGACTGATTATCTTTCTAGGGTGACCGATGAGGTCAAGCCCCAGTTTGCTGGACACGTCGTTGCCGTTGTTGAGCGTATGCCCGGCCAACTCTTTTCTGGCACCCTCGGACTTTTGCGTCCATCTTCTGCGGCGACCAAGGAGAAGCAGGAAGCCGAGCGCCGCGAGCGCGAGGGTGATCGTTATGATGAACAGGCCGCGAAGAAAGAGATGGAACGCCCCAAGATCGTCTGGTTCAAGCCTACTGACAAGCGTGTTCCTCTCATCGCCATCCCGACCGAGCAGGCACCCCCCGACTTTGTTACCAATTCTGAGGCCTACGCTGACAAGCTATTTGTCGCATGCATCAAACGCCACGCAAGTATAGTATTTATATTTTAATTATTTGAATGCTAACCTCCAGAGCGTAGCCCATTAGCTCTCTTCATCCGTTCGGCACGCTCGTCGAGGAGCTTGGTCCGATTGGAGATGTCGAGGTCGAAACCAGCGCCCTTCTTAAGGACTGCAATTTCCCGACTGAAGAATTCACTGAGAATGTCATCAAATGTTTGCCCCCTCTTCCATGGACGTAAGTACACGAGCCAATAAACTTTCTAGACACTGACGTGATACGATAGCATCCCCGAACGAGAATACGAGACCCGTCGTGACTTCCGTAACGAGCGTGTCTTTACTATTGATCCCACCACAGCCAAGGACATGGACGACGCGTTGCACGTTCAGGTTAACGACGACGGTACTTACGACATTGGTGTTCATATTACCGATGTCTCTTACTTCGTCAAGCCGAACACTGCACTCGATCGGGATGCTCGCAAACGTGCTACAAGTGTTTATTTGGTTCAACGTGCTGTACCGATGCTTCCTCCTACTCTGAGCGAGGAATTGTGCAGTCTTGTCCCCGGAAAAGAGCGCTTGACCTTCTCTGCTGTGTTTACCATGACGCAAGATGCACGAGTAATCAAGAAGTGGTTTGGGCGCTCAATTATCAAGTCAGTGGTGTGCAATTTTTCAagttgtgcatatatttatACTTTTCCTCAGATCCGCTGCGAAGCTGTCCTATTCTGAGGCTCAGGGAGTAATAGACGGTGGCAATCTCGCTAGCAAGAACGTTGACCCGCAGCATAGCGCGAATGCTATCGAGGGGGATATTAAGATTCTCCATGTGAGTTGGGCGCTAGACAGCTTCGACTTTCTTAACTCATGTTTGTCCAATAGAATCTCGCCAAGCAGATGCGTGAGCGCCGTATTGAGAATGGCACACTTAGCATTCAGTCCTTGAGGCTCAAGTTCGATCTCGATGAATCTGGTGCACCCGTCGACTGCAGTGACGAATTGCAAACAGAGGCCAACCACCTTATTGCAGAAGTATGTTGTTAAATTGACATGTGATCTGGTACTAATCAACTTATTCTCGTGTAGTTTATGATCCTGGCCAATACTGCCGTTGCTCAGCAAATTGCTGTTCACCTGCCAGAGCAAGCACTTCTCCGCCGTCACGAGGAGCCTATCGAGCGTCGTCTGGTGAGCTCATTGTAGCTACACTTGTTAGTTGGTATTAACCGGTTCGCAGGCTGGATTCAAGGAGCGTGCTGCGCGTCTCGGATATGAAGTCGATACTTCATCTGCTGGTGCTTTACAAAGATCGTTCAACGCTGTCCAAGATCCTACCGCTCGTCGTCTCCTCGAGATCCTCTGTTCCAAGGCCATGCATCGTGCCAAGTACTTCTGCACGGGTATGCTTGATATTGCCAAATACAGCCACTATGCGCTCGCGGAGCCGCTGTACACCCATTTCACCTCCCCTATCCGTCGTTACGCGGACATTCTTGTGCACAGGCAATTGGAGAGTGTGATTGGCCCTGGTGAGTAGCTTTCTTCTTCACCGTGAATTATGGAACTTATATGCATATCATAGCCTCTGACGTCAAGTTCACCATGGATCGCGATTCGGTTGCCAAGGTTGCTCAGCAGTGTAATATGTATGTGTTAACTTGGGTGGCCCGAACTTATGCACTAAATATATCCTGATATACAGCAAAAAGGACTCTGCTAAACTGGCCCAAGAACAATCTGCTCATCTTTTCCTATGCTTACTTATTTCCGACCTGACCCAAAGGTACGGACCTGTGGTTCGCCAGGCTCGTGTAGTTGGGGTTCTCGACGCCGCATTCGACGTTCTTATCCCAGAGTTCGGCATCGAGAAGCGTGTCCATGTCGATCAGATGCCTATTGACGTAAGTGCTTAGATTTCATGAATGCCGCCCTAATACTCACATGCTTTTAGAACCATGTCTTTGAGGAGCATACGCACACTCTTCAGATTTACTGGTCGAATCGTGATGTGATCTCTTGGTTGGCTGAGAACAGCGACGACGAGCATCTCAAGAAGGTCAAGCAGACTGCCGAGCAACACGCGGTTAAGATGGAGCTCACCTCACGTTCTGTACATGACGAGCGTGCTTTGTTCGACGAAGACGAGAAGACGAGATTGTCATTAACCGTCCTGCGCCTCCTGTTGACGCTGCTGAAGAAACTTCGAAACAGCGCAAGTTGTCCAAGGCCAAAGTTGAACCCCAGTTTGAGGGTCTGCGCCGCACTCCTGCTGGTCACCGGATCCAGGATATTCGCGAGCTCATGAGTGTCCCCGTCATTGTGACTGCCGACCTCACCAAGAGCCCCCGGTTATCAAGGTATACAGCGTTAACCCTTACGCTGAGGCCGCCCCAACTCCCAAGAAATAAGTCGGTTGGCCCGCGCTACTCATGCTTTTTTCCAAACATTTGAATTCTGTGCTTGAACTCGGAATTGTTATGGTTTATGCAGCGCTTTCTCATGCCACCGTTATCATTCTTCCTGTACTTGGTGTGCTTACCACCCTTGTAAACCTCTGTACTGTGCTGTGTCTGAAATTCCATTTTGCGAGATAATTTGCTGATTCCATAAATGTGGGCCTGGCCAAGCGATCAGAAAGAAAATTGACCATGGTAGGTTGCTATGTTAACATTGGGTTTCGTCGTTCtgcccatctcccactcctccCCAGGTTCATGAACTCCTGCTCGTCGCCTCCGGTCGCGGGCGTTCATACTATGCTCAGCAGAATCAACCATATCTTGGAACCAACTCCTCAGGCTACGTATGATGGGTCCTCCCAGACACGTCGATAGGACGCACCACACGACGAGGCACACACTAATGTGATTTAAAACAAGTCTACACTGTGTATCTCATCAGATCTCACAGAAGTACTGTGCATAACAGTATTAACTTTCTTAAAGACGCGTCTTCTTCGCTGTAACCGGAGGCCATTATGATAAGAGGAGATAGAAATGGAGGGAATGTGTAGACCAGAGTGACCGCCATGCGTGGCTGTGTTGGCGCTTATGACTCTGATGTAATCCAAAAGTTCAGTTTTGGATTTGGCGTCCACTTGACCTGCGATGGATGCTCTGACTGCTGCAGCAGACGCAATCAAACCTCTCGGCAGGGCCAAAAAGAGCTCAAAGAAACAAGCTAGTCAGGATCAAAGCCACAAAAGAAGCGCCCGGATGCTACTCTGCACTCGATAACGCCCGGGCTGACTACCTCGTTCGATGCGACCTGCCGCAACCGAGTCGAAAACACATGGTCCATATGCACACATTCGAGACAAGAAACTCAAAGCCAAACTTCACTCTCAGGTTGCTCAGGCTCTCAGGCAAAAGCTCTGCGCCAGGATGCCACGACTTGGTTGGCGGCAGAGCCTGGTGGAAAGATGGAAGTAGAGACGGAGCTGGAGCGCACATGGCGTACGACACAGGCAGAGATCGTTGAAGCTGTTGGGTTCGATGTTGCGACTGGAAGAAGAGAGGGAAGTGGGACCTAGGTCCGTACCGAGTAAGGTATTCACGCAACGGACGGTACGTTTTGTATCAATTTAATAGCTTCAGGGCTATACTTAGATGACCTTTAGCCATATGGCCGTCGCTGGCCGAAGGGGGCATGTGAATAACATCCGAATGGCAGGAGAATAAGATACATTCGGAAATTCAACTACGAGAAACGGTTAGGGACATAACGTGAGTCCAAGTGATATTATATCATTGTTAGTCGCTGATCGAAAGCCCGAACCAAGTTTTCTTCAAGACCATACATGTATGCTGTGGCCCAGAAAAATATGTCAACGGGAACGATGGTCGCCGAGCAAAGGACTAAACTAGGGGCATGTAATGCGATGACCCAAAACATCCACAATGCGGTTATATACCTTGGTCATCAAAATGGTGAGTGGCCTTCTGGAAAATTATATTTTTGAGCATTGGATAAACATATTACCGCAGGCACGGTAGCGTTACACACACCCTCTACTCCAACTCCCCGTTCGCCTACAGGCCCATCTGGGCCCGATAACATCCCTCAGTGTGGACCCCAGCTCTGGGGGTCGGTATCTTGCGACCGCAGGTCAAGATTCTCGTGTTAAGATATGGGATTGTAGGAATTGGAAAGGGTGTGTTCGCGAATGGACCGTTCGTGGCGGGGCCCCAAGCGAAGTAGAATGGAGTAGAAAGGGTGGCTTGGTGTTATTGGTGGAGGATCTATCAATGTACGTGTTCTCTCTTGTAGTTATAGGCTACTGCTCAATCTTCTGCAGGTATATGCATCCCCTTCAGTCTATGCCCTGCCCCACATCCTAATTCAACTATTCCTCCGCACTGTACCTTACCCATCCCATCCCTCATCGTCCGCTTGTGAGCATGCGTTTTTTGCCCCTTCCAAGATGCAATCGCCATTGGCCATGCGCGGGGCGTTAGTAGCATAGTCGTACCTGGCTCTGGAGAGGCAAACATCGACTCTTTCGAGGATGGTGTCTTTGAGAACAAGAAGGCTCGCCAAGAGAGAGAGGTCAGGAGCTTATTGGACAAGGTGCGTGTGAAATATCTGGTTCAAAAATACCTACCCAGACTTACGCACAATATTTCCCTTAGCTTCAGCCCGACATGATCACGCTTGACCCAGAGTTTATGGGCCGGCTCGCCGAGCCGGGGCATGTGCCCTTTGCTACTCCAGAGCTACCCTTCAGGCAAAAGCCAAGGTTAGATCGACTCCGAGATTTAGGAAAAGCGGACGAGTCTCCAgtatcagaagaagagggagGTGATGTCAATGCGGATGAAGGCGGCGAGCAAGCTAGTAGGCCAAAAGAGAAAGATAAATGAAGATGCGTGGAAAAGGCAAAAGCCTGAAGAGGTACCTCaggaaagaggaagaacgtTGTTGATCCTAGCACGGTACGCATGATCATCTTTTCCTTTTATCCTACCATCTCTGGATATCAACTCTTCACCTGCTGATGTAGCAATTGCTAACTTTGGTAATCTGTCCAGGTGGCTATACGAGAAAATAGCCAAAATGCAGGCAGCTCGTAAGGCAGAGGCACGCCAGAAGGCCGGCTTACCTGAAAAAGAGCTACGACTGACTGCACTAGATCGTTTCAAAAGAAAAATCCAGTGATCAGTGATACATTGTCATTTTTTGCAATTTATTGTATTTTCTTATTCGATCTGCGTTCTGAGATCTTGCTATCACATTCTAGTCCAGGTAACCGATCAAAGCAATAAGTATTTCAGCGACTTGGGAGTTTATCATGAATATATTGGATATTGAAAGCCAGATTTGATTTCTTAATTCATTAGCATAATAGCAACTTAGAAAGCAATGTGTTTAATCGTACTCCATTGGTTAAGCTGAAGTGTGACGACGCATATGACTACGCTACTGTAATGCTGCTGATTCCCAAGTTGACATCTTACTTCCGGAAGGAGAAGCACATGAGAAACATCGAAAGGACCACATGGTTCGTGTAAAAGACGCTATACAAATAGCATAGCATTCGAGGCTCGTTCCGATAACTGATAGGCAGAAGCTCTGCTGGCAATTATATGACGCTATTGACCAGCTCCCGTCCACCATGGTCCCACAATACGAAGCCATGCCTCTCCAAGTCCCCCTCCCACAGCTCTCAAAGCAAGACTTTGAACTCAAGATCGAAGGAGTGGGTCA is a genomic window containing:
- a CDS encoding U3 small nucleolar RNA-associated protein: MTQNIHNAVIYLGHQNGTVALHTPSTPTPRSPTGPSGPDNIPQCGPQLWGNWKGCVREWTVRGGAPSEVEWSRKGGLVLLVEDLSIIVVPGSGEANIDSFEDGVFENKKARQEREVRSLLDKLQPDMITLDPEFMGRLAEPGHVPFATPELPFRQKPRLDRLRDLGKADESPVSEEEGGDVNADEGGEQASRPKEKDK
- a CDS encoding exosome complex exonuclease DIS3/RRP44, with protein sequence MADSATPATAQAPSASTNNNANANANEKKPNGGNRNNNNNNNRQKRGPNRQPSVSNGPNGGTPKDNTNNSGNNSNANANSGGKSQPRSQRKPSTNLGASPAPVPQVAAVASDGSRPPSTDGTKKTDNRRNNNNGQRRDSQSGGRGQGNNRRGSSRQASQSRQQSGDQVKASPSTENPTPGSNPATDQAQRLLERAITDMKSTAQQNSAAAPAAPQQQSVAQGSTLGLNAPVFQPGASVYPTPGAPTDLPPRHRKSASTGSHSSPGSFNSSSFTSPLQGFSPNLHSMREDVAEEGEIEENNQYSAQQQAQFQQRNAQPPVGTFSAPRFAALAQQQQQTQLTQEEPEVLGPTGRPQLAPTFQFGRRRNTNTGNAPAIQEEDLGFQFPQQQHYQPEAQQSQSIASAQAQAHRRTGSEVTGMLAEQMALQAQIEALQQQQQQLLQQQIATGSVMSTFGSSNLGAGRPMQNHRRIQSQQIPVGGGMGNFGGNLQGGPMGNFGNVNLNGGLGLGMPPEQNPNAPRGHGRRHSVNVINKSPGGGETLGQFNYSYDQDGYGDGFAPAPSGHNRQASRSDASWRINGGAGAIGSSFGQGTAELAQAQAQLQSLQQFRAAAGGHHQKMPSFSFPNMLPNMMAANMMSFGGGLNVLQQQQQQFQMQLQQQSNQPQRKSLFAPYLPQASLPPLLAAGKLVVGILRVNKRNRSDAYVSTEVLDADIYICGSKDRNRALEGDIVAVELLDVDEVWGTKKEKEEKKRKKEENAAYDVRGAIGRKNDKKKDDVEVEGQGLMLFEDEEVTDEVKPQFAGHVVAVVERMPGQLFSGTLGLLRPSSAATKEKQEAERREREGDRYDEQAAKKEMERPKIVWFKPTDKRVPLIAIPTEQAPPDFVTNSEAYADKLFVACIKRHASIPISSLHPFGTLVEELGPIGDVEVETSALLKDCNFPTEEFTENVIKCLPPLPWTIPEREYETRRDFRNERVFTIDPTTAKDMDDALHVQVNDDGTYDIGVHITDVSYFVKPNTALDRDARKRATSVYLVQRAVPMLPPTLSEELCSLVPGKERLTFSAVFTMTQDARVIKKWFGRSIIKSAAKLSYSEAQGVIDGGNLASKNVDPQHSANAIEGDIKILHNLAKQMRERRIENGTLSIQSLRLKFDLDESGAPVDCSDELQTEANHLIAEFMILANTAVAQQIAVHLPEQALLRRHEEPIERRLAGFKERAARLGYEVDTSSAGALQRSFNAVQDPTARRLLEILCSKAMHRAKYFCTGMLDIAKYSHYALAEPLYTHFTSPIRRYADILVHRQLESVIGPASDVKFTMDRDSVAKVAQQCNIKKDSAKLAQEQSAHLFLCLLISDLTQRYGPVVRQARVVGVLDAAFDVLIPEFGIEKRVHVDQMPIDNHVFEEHTHTLQIYWSNRDVISWLAENSDDEHLKKVKQTAEQHAVKMELTSQDEIVINRPAPPVDAAEETSKQRKLSKAKVEPQFEGLRRTPAGHRIQDIRELMSVPVIVTADLTKSPRLSRYTALTLTLRPPQLPRNKSAKALRQDATTWLAAEPGGKMEVETELERTWRTTQAEIVEAVGFDVATGRREGSGT